Proteins from a genomic interval of Trifolium pratense cultivar HEN17-A07 linkage group LG6, ARS_RC_1.1, whole genome shotgun sequence:
- the LOC123888969 gene encoding protein NRT1/ PTR FAMILY 5.6-like — MEKMNPEVKEDDEMKWVHDSSVDHKGSIPLRASTGSWKAAFFIFAIEFSERLSYFGIATSLVLYLTKVMHQDLKTAARNVNYWAGVTTLMPLFGGFIADAYLGRYSTVFASCIVYLMGLVLLTLSWFLPSLKPCDHTNMCSEPRKIHEVFFFLAIYLISIGTGGHKPSLESFGADQFDEDHIEERKQKMSFFNWWNCALCSGLILGVTLIVYIQDNINWGAADIIFTGVMALSLIIFIMGRPYYRYRIPCGSPLTPMLQVLVAAISKRKVPYPSNPDQLYEVPKFHGNNRKFLCHTKKLRFLDKAAIIENDGNLAEKQSPWKLVNVTTVEEMKLIINMIPIWVFTIPFGISVAQTSTFFIKQSAVLNRKIGERFELPPSSIFTVAALGMIISVAIYDKILVPILRKVNQNERGINILQRIGFGMFFTIATMIVAALIEKKRLEAAKDSLTMSVFWLVPQFLIIGFGDGFTLVGLQEYFYDQVPDSMRSLGIAFYLSVIGAANFISSIMITIVDHITKKNGKSWFGKDLNSSRLDKFYWLLAGITTLNLFLFVFVARRYSYKNVQKIAIVDSSCDSKSDCGKVENSV; from the exons ATGGAGAAGATGAATCCAGAAGTAAAAGAAGATGATGAGATGAAATGGGTTCATGATTCTTCTGTTGATCATAAAGGAAGTATTCCACTTCGAGCTTCAACTGGTTCTTGGAAAGCtgcttttttcatttttg CAATTGAGTTTAGTGAGAGATTAAGCTACTTCGGAATAGCAACTAGCTTAGTCCTTTATCTCACAAAGGTTATGCATCAAGATCTTAAGACAGCAGCAAGGAATGTTAATTATTGGGCTGGTGTCACAACTCTGATGCCACTATTTGGTGGATTCATAGCTGATGCATATTTGGGTCGTTACTCCACTGTGTTTGCATCTTGCATTGTTTATCTTATG GGTTTGGTACTCCTTACACTATCATGGTTCTTACCAAGCTTAAAGCCATGTGATCATACTAACATGTGCAGTGAACCAAGGAAAATTCATGAAGTGTTTTTCTTCCTAGCAATCTACTTAATCTCTATAGGAACTGGAGGCCACAAACCCTCTTTGGAGAGTTTTGGAGCTGATCAATTTGATGAAGATCATATTGAAGAAAGGAAgcaaaaaatgtcatttttcaATTGGTGGAATTGTGCTCTATGTAGTGGACTTATTCTAGGAGTAACCCTTATTGTTTATATACAAGATAACATAAATTGGGGTGCTGCTGATATCATTTTTACAGGAGTTATGGCTCTTTCACTTATCATCTTCATTATGGGAAGGCCTTACTATAGGTATAGGATACCATGTGGGAGTCCTTTGACTCCAATGTTGCAAGTTCTTGTTGCTGCTATCTCTAAAAGGAAGGTTCCATATCCTTCAAATCCTGATCAATTGTATGAGGTTCCCAAGTTTCATGGCAACAATAGAAAGTTTCTTTGCCACACTAAAAAACTCAG ATTTCTTGACAAGGCAGCTATAATtgaaaatgatggaaatttagCAGAGAAACAAAGTCCTTGGAAGCTAGTAAATGTAACCACAGTTGAAGAAATGAAACTAATAATCAATATGATTCCCATTTGGGTATTCACTATACCATTTGGAATAAGTGTGGCTCAAACATCAACATTCTTCATCAAACAAAGTGCTGTATTAAACAGAAAAATAGGCGAAAGGTTTGAACTTCCACCGTCTTCAATTTTCACAGTTGCAGCCTTAGGAATGATAATTTCTGTGGCCATTTATGACAAGATTCTTGTACCTATCTTAAGAAAAGTAAATCAAAATGAGAGAGGAATCAACATCCTTCAAAGGATTGGTTTTGGAATGTTTTTCACTATTGCAACAATGATAGTAGCAGCTTTAATAGAGAAAAAGAGACTTGAAGCTGCTAAGGATTCACTAACAATGAGTGTCTTTTGGTTGGTTCCACAATTTCTAATTATCGGTTTCGGTGACGGATTTACTCTTGTTGGATTGCAAGAATATTTCTATGACCAAGTTCCGGATTCAATGAGAAGTTTAGGAATAGCTTTTTATCTAAGTGTGATTGGAGCTGCGAATTTCATTAGTAGTATAATGATAACAATTGTTGATCACATAACAAAGAAGAATGGGAAGAGTTGGTTTGGTAAGGATTTGAATAGTAGTAGATTGGACAAATTTTATTGGCTATTGGCAGGTATAACTACATTGAATTTGTTCTTGTTTGTGTTCGTTGCTCGAAGATATTCATACAAAAATGTGCAAAAGATTGCAATTGTTGATTCTAGCTGTGATAGCAAAAGTGACTGTGGCAAGGTAGAAAATTCAGTTTGA
- the LOC123888970 gene encoding uncharacterized protein LOC123888970 isoform X2 — MQGIYQFELAVLARCGSFITIWKMAKFGFCISALLGDNIYNYLVQKNIYNYNFRELLAHPIVIIIFGELFSQAQTLRYPSGV; from the exons ATGCAAGGGATATATCAATTTGAG TTGGCAGTTTTGGCTAGATGTGGCAGTTTCATAACAATTTGGAAGATGGCTAAATTCG GATTTTGCATTTCTGCACTGCTGGGAGATAACATCTACAACTaccttgttcaaaaaaacatCTACAACTACAACTTTCGAGAGCTACTTGCCCATCCTATT GTTATTATTATATTCGGAGAACTCTTTAGTCAAG CACAAACCTTAAGGTATCCAAGTGGAGTGTAG
- the LOC123888970 gene encoding uncharacterized protein LOC123888970 isoform X1, giving the protein MQGIYQFELAVLARCGSFITIWKMAKFGFCISALLGDNIYNYLVQKNIYNYNFRELLAHPIIENGINLYSATILICPVSVEGASFESISYINDAAQTLRYPSGV; this is encoded by the exons ATGCAAGGGATATATCAATTTGAG TTGGCAGTTTTGGCTAGATGTGGCAGTTTCATAACAATTTGGAAGATGGCTAAATTCG GATTTTGCATTTCTGCACTGCTGGGAGATAACATCTACAACTaccttgttcaaaaaaacatCTACAACTACAACTTTCGAGAGCTACTTGCCCATCCTATT ATTGAAAATGGAATAAATCTCTATTCAGCAACAATTCTTATATGCCCAGTCTCTGTCGAAGGTGCTTCATTTGAATCAATAAGTTATATAAATGATGCAGCACAAACCTTAAGGTATCCAAGTGGAGTGTAG